The Blautia pseudococcoides genome segment AGCATACGGGCCACAGCTACGCCATCCCCACCGTTATTTCCGGTTCCGCAGAGTACCAGAACCTTTTTAAGCGGAAATTTTTCCTCCAGGAGGGCCTGGTACACACTCAGGGCTGCCCGTTCCATAAGGACCAGGGATGGGATCCCGATCTTGCGGATGGTATAATCATCCAAAAATTTCATCTGTCCGCCGGTTACGATTTGTTTCATGTCATTCACTCCTCTCTTTTGCCGGTATCAGCAAAAAGGCCGCCGCAAAAGTCCCGCAGCAGCCTTTTCTTACTTTTTATGTTCCGTCACATAACAATTCAGATTATAAGACAATCGCATGAGGCTCTCGGATAGATGTACGTTTTCCACAATAACATCCTCCGGCACCTCCAGATCCAGATGTGCGAAATTCCAGATGGCCTTGATCCCGTTTTCCACCAGCAGGTTCGCTGTCTCCTCCGCATTATTCTTAGGCAGAGTGAGCGCTGCTATCTGAACGTCATTATCCTTCAGATACTGGGGAAGTTCATCCATCATAAGAATTTCGTTGCCTCGTATGGAGATGCCTTTCAGAACCGGATTCACATCAAAGATGCCTACAACCTTAAACCCGCGTTTTTCAAACTGTACATAATTCGCCAGAGCCTGGCCCAGATTACCGGCTCCGATGATGATCATGTTGTGGGTCCGGTCAAGTCCCAGGATCTTACCTATTTCCGTGTACAGGTACTGCACATTATATCCGTATCCCTGCTGCCCAAAACCCCCAAAATTATTCAGGTCCTGGCGGATCTGGGATGCCGTCACGCGCATTTTGGTACTCAGCTCATTTGAGGAAATACGCTCCACACCATCTTCCAAAAGTTCTCCTAAATATCTGTAATATCGGGGAAGTCTTCTGATGACTGCTTTTGATATGCATTTTTCGTCCACGACTTTACCCTCCTTATGTCTTAGTTTTCTGTTTCATATAG includes the following:
- a CDS encoding redox-sensing transcriptional repressor Rex, with product MDEKCISKAVIRRLPRYYRYLGELLEDGVERISSNELSTKMRVTASQIRQDLNNFGGFGQQGYGYNVQYLYTEIGKILGLDRTHNMIIIGAGNLGQALANYVQFEKRGFKVVGIFDVNPVLKGISIRGNEILMMDELPQYLKDNDVQIAALTLPKNNAEETANLLVENGIKAIWNFAHLDLEVPEDVIVENVHLSESLMRLSYNLNCYVTEHKK